In one Pempheris klunzingeri isolate RE-2024b chromosome 8, fPemKlu1.hap1, whole genome shotgun sequence genomic region, the following are encoded:
- the setdb1b gene encoding histone-lysine N-methyltransferase SETDB1-B isoform X1, which translates to MESSEGMEVEGWDPSLEEELGVSLDELRKWIEEAVEQSELVQKKKAKLTELKEWVEQKEKEEARTEMLLNDVNQSIVECEKLVKATYHKNGLVYHESSSEDEGGGSGLLSSEVIEIDDDEDDDVIAVGCLVPPKNPVTPGKDPVAREASAALQKTTQQVQNLVQMVTKPSPGAPLLRSPAQPPSQSGIQGSVPAVFVSQVPSQSMTQPNPNITEDELRVGMNILGKKRTKTWHRGTLVAISPVGNGIFKYKVKFDKGKSLLSGNHVAFDYNPTLESLYVGARVVAKYKDGNLVWLYAGIVAEMPNNKNRMRFLIFFDDGYASYVTLPELYPVCRPLKHTWEDIEDASCRDFIEEYITSYPSRPMVLLKVGQIIKTEWEGTWWKSKVEEVDGSLVKILFLDDKRSEWIYRGSTRLEPMFNLKMTTANTQEKKLAGQQRTRPNMGALRSKGPVVQYTSDGHVGASPIKTPQSSPSQPSQAPPHQQRPQPPQPQQIQQSPQPLQPPQPPQPPRVDNKHQMAKKSTSPFVPGVGGTHASKVMQSLSSSPSILSGGRMLTGQNIVTPTFTQSYQRQQPPLAPAPPPMAHTMATIPHQPAYRAPTDRIFYMAHTCQPACLNRVRPAKADMHRGKNPLLTPLLYDFRRMTGRRKFNRKMSFHVIYKAPCGLCLRNMAEIQHYLFQTHCDFIFLEMFCLDPYVLVDRPFQPQRPFYYIPDITGGKEDIPLSCVNEIDSTPPPKVAYSKERIPEDGVYINTSPEFLVGCDCTDGCRDKSKCSCHQLTLQATGCTPGGQINPNAGFLHKRLEECLPTGIYECNKRCKCCSQMCTNRLVQHGLQVRLQLFKTQNKGWGIRCLDDIAKGSFVCIYAGKILTDDFADREGLEMGDEYFANLDHIESVENFKEGYESEAHCSDSEGSGVDMSRIKIQPSALVSANPVGRPPKKGESLSRAQSPSSSGDSNDDDDKDSKSEDESDSSDDTFVKDNYYSSSSVWRSYTTRGQVKGNKEGSQDSKDGLSASAKGTDDEKPPSMPEETGKSKVASWLTSQGLKKSQESGDSKSQVKSEMGKKQDVMTLSDSDDVQTISSGSDDNKEREKVTPGVTKKQVAVKSTRGIALKTSHGLMVKSGAPGGGGGPGGQGGKTGQQGQTGGGGDNAHKNTRLFFDGEESCYIIDAKLEGNLGRYLNHSCSPNLFVQNVFVDTHDLRFPWVAFFASKRIRAGTELTWDYNYEVGSVEGKVLLCCCGSTECRGRLL; encoded by the exons ATGGAAAGCAGCGAGGG AATGGAGGTGGAGGGCTGGGACCCCAGTCTGGAGGAAGAGTTGGGCGTTTCTCTCGATGAGCTGAGGAAGTGGATTGAAGAAGCTGTGGAGCAGAGCGAGCTTGTGCAGAAGAAAAAGGCGAAGCTGACAGAGCTCAAGGAATGGgtggagcagaaagaaaaagaggaggcgAGGACGGAGATGCTTCTCAATGATGTCAACCA GTCCATAGTGGAGTGTGAGAAACTTGTGAAGGCGACGTACCATAAAAACGGCCTTGTTTACCACgagagcagctcagaggatGAGGGCGGTGGAAGTGGCCTGTTGTCCTCTGAGGTCATCGAGATAGATGATGACGAAGATGATGATGTCATCGCTGTTGGCTGTT TGGTTCCTCCAAAGAATCCCGTCACTCCTGGCAAAGATCCTGTG GCAAGAGAGGCTTCCGCAGCTCTACAGAAAACCACCCAGCAGGTGCAGAACTTGGTCCAAATGGTCACCAAGCCTTCACCAGGCGCTCCACTGCTCCGATCTCCAGCACAGCCTCCATCCCAGTCAG GTATTCAGGGTTCAGTTCCAGCCGTGTTTGTATCCCAGGTCCCATCTCAGTCCATGACCCAACCCAACCCAAACATAACAGAAGATGAGCTCAGAGTCGGGATGAACATCCTGGGAAAGAAACGCACTAAAACCTGGCACAGAGGCACCCTCGTTGCTATCAGTCCTGTCG GAAACGGTATATTCAAGTATAAAGTAAAGTTTGATAAAGGAAAGAGTCTGCTGTCTGGAAATCACGTGGCTTTCGACTATAACCCCACCCTGGAGAGTCTGTATGTCGGGGCTCGTGTAGTAGCCAAGTACAAGGATGGCAACCTGGTGTGGCTCTACGCTGGAATAGTAGCAGAGATGCCCAACAACAAGAACCGCATGAG GTTTTTGATCTTCTTTGATGATGGCTATGCTTCATACGTGACACTACCCGAGCTCTACCCAGTTTGCCGCCCAT TGAAGCATACCTGGGAGGACATAGAGGATGCATCATGTCGAGACTTCATCGAGGAGTATATCACTTCCTATCCCAGCAGGCCTATGGTGCTCCTAAAGGTCGGACAGATCATCAAGACAGAATGGGAGGGAACCTGGTGGAAGAGCAAAGTGGAGGAAGTGGACGGAAGCTTAGTCAAGATCCTCTTTTTG GATGATAAGAGGAGTGAGTGGATCTATAGAGGGTCCACTAGGCTGGAGCCAATGTTCAACCTGAAGATGACCACCGCCAACACCCAGGAGAAGAAGCTGGCTGGTCAGCAGAGGACCCGACCTAACATGG GGGCATTAAGGAGTAAAGGCCCAGTAGTTCAGTACACCAGTGATGGGCATGTTGGAGCCTCACCCATCAAAACACCACAGTCGTCACCCAGCCAGCCATCACAGGCACCCCCACACCAACAGCGTCCTCAGCCCCCACAGCCCCAACAAATCCAGCAAAGCCCTCAACCTCTGCAGCCCCCACAGCCCCCACAGCCTCCACGTGTTGA CAATAAGCATCAGATGGCAAAGAAGAGTACTTCTCCGTTTGTCCCCGGGGTGGGCGGCACTCATGCCTCCAAAGTCATGCAGTCTCTTTCCTCCAGTCCCAGCATCCTCTCTGG TGGCAGAATGTTGACTGGCCAAAATATTGTTACGCCTACTTTCACGCAGTCGTATCAGAGACAGCAGCCCCCTCTGGCTCCCGCCCCCCCTCCTATGGCCCATACGATGGCCACCATACCACATCAGCCCGCATATCGTGCCCCGACGGACCGCATCTTCTACATGGCACACACTTGTCAGCCCGCCTGTCTAAATCGCGTCCGACCTGCAAAAGCAGACATGCACCGAGGAAAGAACCCCCTCCTTACACCTTTACTGTACGATTTCAGACGCATGACAGGACGACGCAAATTCAACCGCAAG ATGTCCTTCCACGTGATCTACAAGGCTCCGTGTGGGCTTTGCCTGCGTAACATGGCAGAGATCCAGCACTACCTCTTCCAGACACACTGTGACTTTATATTCTTAGAGATGTTCTGTCTAGACCCCTACGTGCTTGTGGACCGACCTTTCCAGCCCCAAAGGCCATTCTATTACATTCCCGACATCACGGGTGGAAAGGAGGACATCCCACTCTCCTGCGTCAATGAGATCGATTCCACCCCGCCTCCTAAAGTAGCTTACA GTAAAGAGCGTATTCCTGAAGATGGAGTATACATCAACACCAGTCCAGAGTTTTTGGTTGGGTGTGATTGCACTGACGGCTGTCGAGACAA GTCTAAGTGCTCTTGCCACCAGTTGACCCTTCAGGCTACAGGTTGCACACCGGGGGGCCAGATCAACCCAAATGCTGGATTTTTGCACAAACGATTAGAAGAGTGCCTCCCCACAGG gataTACGAGTGTAATAAGCGGTGCAAATGCTGCTCTCAGATGTGCACCAACAGGTTGGTGCAGCACGGCCTGCAGGTGCGTCTGCAGCTCTTCAAAACCCAGAACAAAGGCTGGGGCATCCGCTGTTTGGATGACATTGCCAAGGGCTCTTTTGTCTGCATCTATGCGG GTAAAATCTTGACAGATGACTTTGCCGACAGAGAAGGTCTAGAGATGGGCGACGAATATTTCGCTAATCTGGACCATATAGAGAGTGTGGAGAACTTCAAGGAGGGGTATGAGAGCGAGGCTCACTGTTCGGACAGCGAGGGGAGCGGAGTGGACATGTCGAGGATAAAAATCCAACCATCTGCGTTAGTATCAGCTAACCCTGTCGGGCGACCGCCCAAAAAGGGTGAGTCCTTATCCAGAG CCCAAAGCCCAAGCTCATCAGGGGACAGCAATGACGATGATGACAAGGATTCAAAGAGCGAAGATGAAAGCGACAGTTCGGACGACACATTTGTGAAGGACAACTACTACAGCTCCAGCTCTGTGTGGAGGAGTTACACCACACGTGGTCAGGTGAAGGGCAACAAGGAAG ggAGTCAAGATAGTAAAGATGGATTGAGTGCATCAGCCAAAGGAACCGATGATGAGAAGCCTCCATCCATGCCAGAGGAGACGGGGAAAAGCAAAGTGGCCTCCTGGCTCACCAGCCAGGGGCTGAAGAAG tcacaGGAATCTGGAGACAgtaagag tcaaGTGAAGTCAGAAATGGGGAAGAAGCAGGATGTGATGACTCTCTCTGACAGTGATGACGTTCAGACCATTAGCTCTGGATCTGACgacaacaaagagagagagaaagtcacCCCgg GTGTGACTAAGAAGCAGGTAGCAGTGAAATCTACTCGTGGCATCGCCCTGAAAACCAGCCACGGGTTAATGGTAAAATCAGGTGCACCCGGTGGCGGGGGAGGGCCGGGAGGtcagggaggaaaaacaggacAGCAGGGACAGACTGGAGGAGGCGGGGACaacgcacacaaaaacaccagactgTTCTTTGATGGCGAGGAGTCCTGCTACATCATTGATGCCAAGCTGGAAGGAAACCTTGGGCGTTACCTCAAT CACAGCTGTAGTCCTAACCTTTTCGTCCAGAATGTGTTTGTGGACACACATGACTTGCGGTTTCCCTGGGTGGCGTTCTTCGCCAGCAA GCGGATCCGGGCCGGCACAGAGCTGACCTGGGACTACAACTACGAGGTGGGCAGTGTGGAGGGGAaggtgctgctctgctgctgcggaTCCACTGAGTGCAGAGGAAGACTACTGTGA
- the setdb1b gene encoding histone-lysine N-methyltransferase SETDB1-B isoform X2, whose protein sequence is MESSEGMEVEGWDPSLEEELGVSLDELRKWIEEAVEQSELVQKKKAKLTELKEWVEQKEKEEARTEMLLNDVNQSIVECEKLVKATYHKNGLVYHESSSEDEGGGSGLLSSEVIEIDDDEDDDVIAVGCLVPPKNPVTPGKDPVAREASAALQKTTQQVQNLVQMVTKPSPGAPLLRSPAQPPSQSGIQGSVPAVFVSQVPSQSMTQPNPNITEDELRVGMNILGKKRTKTWHRGTLVAISPVGNGIFKYKVKFDKGKSLLSGNHVAFDYNPTLESLYVGARVVAKYKDGNLVWLYAGIVAEMPNNKNRMRFLIFFDDGYASYVTLPELYPVCRPLKHTWEDIEDASCRDFIEEYITSYPSRPMVLLKVGQIIKTEWEGTWWKSKVEEVDGSLVKILFLDDKRSEWIYRGSTRLEPMFNLKMTTANTQEKKLAGQQRTRPNMGALRSKGPVVQYTSDGHVGASPIKTPQSSPSQPSQAPPHQQRPQPPQPQQIQQSPQPLQPPQPPQPPRVDNKHQMAKKSTSPFVPGVGGTHASKVMQSLSSSPSILSGGRMLTGQNIVTPTFTQSYQRQQPPLAPAPPPMAHTMATIPHQPAYRAPTDRIFYMAHTCQPACLNRVRPAKADMHRGKNPLLTPLLYDFRRMTGRRKFNRKMSFHVIYKAPCGLCLRNMAEIQHYLFQTHCDFIFLEMFCLDPYVLVDRPFQPQRPFYYIPDITGGKEDIPLSCVNEIDSTPPPKVAYSKERIPEDGVYINTSPEFLVGCDCTDGCRDKSKCSCHQLTLQATGCTPGGQINPNAGFLHKRLEECLPTGIYECNKRCKCCSQMCTNRLVQHGLQVRLQLFKTQNKGWGIRCLDDIAKGSFVCIYAGKILTDDFADREGLEMGDEYFANLDHIESVENFKEGYESEAHCSDSEGSGVDMSRIKIQPSALVSANPVGRPPKKGESLSRAQSPSSSGDSNDDDDKDSKSEDESDSSDDTFVKDNYYSSSSVWRSYTTRGQVKGNKEGSQDSKDGLSASAKGTDDEKPPSMPEETGKSKVASWLTSQGLKKESGDSKSQVKSEMGKKQDVMTLSDSDDVQTISSGSDDNKEREKVTPGVTKKQVAVKSTRGIALKTSHGLMVKSGAPGGGGGPGGQGGKTGQQGQTGGGGDNAHKNTRLFFDGEESCYIIDAKLEGNLGRYLNHSCSPNLFVQNVFVDTHDLRFPWVAFFASKRIRAGTELTWDYNYEVGSVEGKVLLCCCGSTECRGRLL, encoded by the exons ATGGAAAGCAGCGAGGG AATGGAGGTGGAGGGCTGGGACCCCAGTCTGGAGGAAGAGTTGGGCGTTTCTCTCGATGAGCTGAGGAAGTGGATTGAAGAAGCTGTGGAGCAGAGCGAGCTTGTGCAGAAGAAAAAGGCGAAGCTGACAGAGCTCAAGGAATGGgtggagcagaaagaaaaagaggaggcgAGGACGGAGATGCTTCTCAATGATGTCAACCA GTCCATAGTGGAGTGTGAGAAACTTGTGAAGGCGACGTACCATAAAAACGGCCTTGTTTACCACgagagcagctcagaggatGAGGGCGGTGGAAGTGGCCTGTTGTCCTCTGAGGTCATCGAGATAGATGATGACGAAGATGATGATGTCATCGCTGTTGGCTGTT TGGTTCCTCCAAAGAATCCCGTCACTCCTGGCAAAGATCCTGTG GCAAGAGAGGCTTCCGCAGCTCTACAGAAAACCACCCAGCAGGTGCAGAACTTGGTCCAAATGGTCACCAAGCCTTCACCAGGCGCTCCACTGCTCCGATCTCCAGCACAGCCTCCATCCCAGTCAG GTATTCAGGGTTCAGTTCCAGCCGTGTTTGTATCCCAGGTCCCATCTCAGTCCATGACCCAACCCAACCCAAACATAACAGAAGATGAGCTCAGAGTCGGGATGAACATCCTGGGAAAGAAACGCACTAAAACCTGGCACAGAGGCACCCTCGTTGCTATCAGTCCTGTCG GAAACGGTATATTCAAGTATAAAGTAAAGTTTGATAAAGGAAAGAGTCTGCTGTCTGGAAATCACGTGGCTTTCGACTATAACCCCACCCTGGAGAGTCTGTATGTCGGGGCTCGTGTAGTAGCCAAGTACAAGGATGGCAACCTGGTGTGGCTCTACGCTGGAATAGTAGCAGAGATGCCCAACAACAAGAACCGCATGAG GTTTTTGATCTTCTTTGATGATGGCTATGCTTCATACGTGACACTACCCGAGCTCTACCCAGTTTGCCGCCCAT TGAAGCATACCTGGGAGGACATAGAGGATGCATCATGTCGAGACTTCATCGAGGAGTATATCACTTCCTATCCCAGCAGGCCTATGGTGCTCCTAAAGGTCGGACAGATCATCAAGACAGAATGGGAGGGAACCTGGTGGAAGAGCAAAGTGGAGGAAGTGGACGGAAGCTTAGTCAAGATCCTCTTTTTG GATGATAAGAGGAGTGAGTGGATCTATAGAGGGTCCACTAGGCTGGAGCCAATGTTCAACCTGAAGATGACCACCGCCAACACCCAGGAGAAGAAGCTGGCTGGTCAGCAGAGGACCCGACCTAACATGG GGGCATTAAGGAGTAAAGGCCCAGTAGTTCAGTACACCAGTGATGGGCATGTTGGAGCCTCACCCATCAAAACACCACAGTCGTCACCCAGCCAGCCATCACAGGCACCCCCACACCAACAGCGTCCTCAGCCCCCACAGCCCCAACAAATCCAGCAAAGCCCTCAACCTCTGCAGCCCCCACAGCCCCCACAGCCTCCACGTGTTGA CAATAAGCATCAGATGGCAAAGAAGAGTACTTCTCCGTTTGTCCCCGGGGTGGGCGGCACTCATGCCTCCAAAGTCATGCAGTCTCTTTCCTCCAGTCCCAGCATCCTCTCTGG TGGCAGAATGTTGACTGGCCAAAATATTGTTACGCCTACTTTCACGCAGTCGTATCAGAGACAGCAGCCCCCTCTGGCTCCCGCCCCCCCTCCTATGGCCCATACGATGGCCACCATACCACATCAGCCCGCATATCGTGCCCCGACGGACCGCATCTTCTACATGGCACACACTTGTCAGCCCGCCTGTCTAAATCGCGTCCGACCTGCAAAAGCAGACATGCACCGAGGAAAGAACCCCCTCCTTACACCTTTACTGTACGATTTCAGACGCATGACAGGACGACGCAAATTCAACCGCAAG ATGTCCTTCCACGTGATCTACAAGGCTCCGTGTGGGCTTTGCCTGCGTAACATGGCAGAGATCCAGCACTACCTCTTCCAGACACACTGTGACTTTATATTCTTAGAGATGTTCTGTCTAGACCCCTACGTGCTTGTGGACCGACCTTTCCAGCCCCAAAGGCCATTCTATTACATTCCCGACATCACGGGTGGAAAGGAGGACATCCCACTCTCCTGCGTCAATGAGATCGATTCCACCCCGCCTCCTAAAGTAGCTTACA GTAAAGAGCGTATTCCTGAAGATGGAGTATACATCAACACCAGTCCAGAGTTTTTGGTTGGGTGTGATTGCACTGACGGCTGTCGAGACAA GTCTAAGTGCTCTTGCCACCAGTTGACCCTTCAGGCTACAGGTTGCACACCGGGGGGCCAGATCAACCCAAATGCTGGATTTTTGCACAAACGATTAGAAGAGTGCCTCCCCACAGG gataTACGAGTGTAATAAGCGGTGCAAATGCTGCTCTCAGATGTGCACCAACAGGTTGGTGCAGCACGGCCTGCAGGTGCGTCTGCAGCTCTTCAAAACCCAGAACAAAGGCTGGGGCATCCGCTGTTTGGATGACATTGCCAAGGGCTCTTTTGTCTGCATCTATGCGG GTAAAATCTTGACAGATGACTTTGCCGACAGAGAAGGTCTAGAGATGGGCGACGAATATTTCGCTAATCTGGACCATATAGAGAGTGTGGAGAACTTCAAGGAGGGGTATGAGAGCGAGGCTCACTGTTCGGACAGCGAGGGGAGCGGAGTGGACATGTCGAGGATAAAAATCCAACCATCTGCGTTAGTATCAGCTAACCCTGTCGGGCGACCGCCCAAAAAGGGTGAGTCCTTATCCAGAG CCCAAAGCCCAAGCTCATCAGGGGACAGCAATGACGATGATGACAAGGATTCAAAGAGCGAAGATGAAAGCGACAGTTCGGACGACACATTTGTGAAGGACAACTACTACAGCTCCAGCTCTGTGTGGAGGAGTTACACCACACGTGGTCAGGTGAAGGGCAACAAGGAAG ggAGTCAAGATAGTAAAGATGGATTGAGTGCATCAGCCAAAGGAACCGATGATGAGAAGCCTCCATCCATGCCAGAGGAGACGGGGAAAAGCAAAGTGGCCTCCTGGCTCACCAGCCAGGGGCTGAAGAAG GAATCTGGAGACAgtaagag tcaaGTGAAGTCAGAAATGGGGAAGAAGCAGGATGTGATGACTCTCTCTGACAGTGATGACGTTCAGACCATTAGCTCTGGATCTGACgacaacaaagagagagagaaagtcacCCCgg GTGTGACTAAGAAGCAGGTAGCAGTGAAATCTACTCGTGGCATCGCCCTGAAAACCAGCCACGGGTTAATGGTAAAATCAGGTGCACCCGGTGGCGGGGGAGGGCCGGGAGGtcagggaggaaaaacaggacAGCAGGGACAGACTGGAGGAGGCGGGGACaacgcacacaaaaacaccagactgTTCTTTGATGGCGAGGAGTCCTGCTACATCATTGATGCCAAGCTGGAAGGAAACCTTGGGCGTTACCTCAAT CACAGCTGTAGTCCTAACCTTTTCGTCCAGAATGTGTTTGTGGACACACATGACTTGCGGTTTCCCTGGGTGGCGTTCTTCGCCAGCAA GCGGATCCGGGCCGGCACAGAGCTGACCTGGGACTACAACTACGAGGTGGGCAGTGTGGAGGGGAaggtgctgctctgctgctgcggaTCCACTGAGTGCAGAGGAAGACTACTGTGA